One Cricetulus griseus strain 17A/GY chromosome 5, alternate assembly CriGri-PICRH-1.0, whole genome shotgun sequence genomic window carries:
- the Fcrla gene encoding Fc receptor-like A isoform X1 produces the protein MKLSCVLMAWALSVCPAVLLATQMLLATAGCHAAASSETLKCEGPVSTEQSGCHTDEEEDVIHASEEDFQVKGYKFSKPFHLIVSYDWLILQGPDTSIFEGDPLVLHCRAWQDWPLTQVIFYQEGSALAPPGPKREFSIDVVQKSDSGHYHCSGVFRSPGPGSRETASPVAITVQELFPAPVLKALPSSEPQEGDSVTLSCQTKLSLQRSASRLLFSFYKDGRSLSIRGISAELQIPKASEEHSGSYWCEAATEDRQVWKQSPQLEIRVQGPLNSVDSSILNPALQKPTASETPPMEPPGPLRPPPAPSAEHLRVSSSDPHLLHQIQMLLKQMQDVKVLLGHLVVELRELTVYLKPGITKVADK, from the exons ATGAAGCTGAGCTGTGTCCTCATGGCATGGGCTCTTTCTGTTTGTCCTGCTGTGCTCCTGGCAACCCAGATGTTATTGG CAACAGCTGGATGTCATGCTG CTGCCAGTTCGGAGACTCTGAAGTGTGAAGGACCTGTCAGCACTGAGCAGAGCGGCTGCCACactgatgaggaggaggatgtgATCCACGCCAGTGAAGAGGACTTCCAGGTCAAGGGCTACAAGTTCAGTAAACCCTTCCATCTCATCGTTTCCTATG ATTGGCTGATCCTCCAAGGACCAGATACGTCCATATTTGAAGGAGACCCATTGGTTCTGCACTGTCGTGCTTGGCAAGACTGGCCACTGACTCAGGTCATCTTCTACCAAGAGGGCTCAGCCCTGGCTCCTCCTGGACCTAAAAGAGAATTTTCTATTGATGTGGTGCAAAAGTCAGACAGTGGACACTACCACTGTAGTGGTGTCTTCAGGAGCCCTGGTCCTGGAAGCAGAGAGACTGCATCTCCCGTGGCTATCACAGTCCAAG AACTGTTCCCAGCCCCAGTTCTTAAAGCCTTACCTTCTAGTGAGCCCCAAGAGGGAGACTCAGTGACCCTGAGCTGTCAGACAAAGCTGTCCCTGCAGAGGTCAGCTTCccgcctcctcttctccttctacAAGGATGGAAGGTCACTGAGTATCAGAGGCATCTCTGCAGAACTCCAGATCCCCAAGGCTTCTGAAGAGCACTCTGGCTCCTATTGGTGTGAGGCAGCTACTGAGGACAGGCAAGTTTGGAAGCAGAGCCCTCAGCTGGAGATCCGGGTGCAGG GTCCCTTAAATTCTGTCGATTCCTCCATTTTGAATCCAGCTCTTCAGAAACCAACTGCTTCAGAAACTCCTCCTATGGAGCCCCCTGGTCCTCTTCGTCCACCACCTGCTCCTTCTGCTGAGCACCTGCGAGTCTCCTCCTCAGACCCTCACTTACTTCACCAGATACAGATGCTTCTCAAACAAATGCAGGATGTTAAAGTTCTCCTTGGTCATCTGGTCGTGGAGCTGAGGGAATTGACTGTCTACTTGAAGCCTGGTATCACAAAGGTTGCTGACAAATGA
- the Fcrla gene encoding Fc receptor-like A isoform X6: MKLSCVLMAWALSVCPAVLLATQMLLAASSETLKCEGPVSTEQSGCHTDEEEDVIHASEEDFQVKGYKFSKPFHLIVSYELFPAPVLKALPSSEPQEGDSVTLSCQTKLSLQRSASRLLFSFYKDGRSLSIRGISAELQIPKASEEHSGSYWCEAATEDRQVWKQSPQLEIRVQGPLNSVDSSILNPALQKPTASETPPMEPPGPLRPPPAPSAEHLRVSSSDPHLLHQIQMLLKQMQDVKVLLGHLVVELRELTVYLKPGITKVADK; the protein is encoded by the exons ATGAAGCTGAGCTGTGTCCTCATGGCATGGGCTCTTTCTGTTTGTCCTGCTGTGCTCCTGGCAACCCAGATGTTATTGG CTGCCAGTTCGGAGACTCTGAAGTGTGAAGGACCTGTCAGCACTGAGCAGAGCGGCTGCCACactgatgaggaggaggatgtgATCCACGCCAGTGAAGAGGACTTCCAGGTCAAGGGCTACAAGTTCAGTAAACCCTTCCATCTCATCGTTTCCTATG AACTGTTCCCAGCCCCAGTTCTTAAAGCCTTACCTTCTAGTGAGCCCCAAGAGGGAGACTCAGTGACCCTGAGCTGTCAGACAAAGCTGTCCCTGCAGAGGTCAGCTTCccgcctcctcttctccttctacAAGGATGGAAGGTCACTGAGTATCAGAGGCATCTCTGCAGAACTCCAGATCCCCAAGGCTTCTGAAGAGCACTCTGGCTCCTATTGGTGTGAGGCAGCTACTGAGGACAGGCAAGTTTGGAAGCAGAGCCCTCAGCTGGAGATCCGGGTGCAGG GTCCCTTAAATTCTGTCGATTCCTCCATTTTGAATCCAGCTCTTCAGAAACCAACTGCTTCAGAAACTCCTCCTATGGAGCCCCCTGGTCCTCTTCGTCCACCACCTGCTCCTTCTGCTGAGCACCTGCGAGTCTCCTCCTCAGACCCTCACTTACTTCACCAGATACAGATGCTTCTCAAACAAATGCAGGATGTTAAAGTTCTCCTTGGTCATCTGGTCGTGGAGCTGAGGGAATTGACTGTCTACTTGAAGCCTGGTATCACAAAGGTTGCTGACAAATGA
- the Fcrla gene encoding Fc receptor-like A isoform X2 produces the protein MKLSCVLMAWALSVCPAVLLATQMLLAGCHAAASSETLKCEGPVSTEQSGCHTDEEEDVIHASEEDFQVKGYKFSKPFHLIVSYDWLILQGPDTSIFEGDPLVLHCRAWQDWPLTQVIFYQEGSALAPPGPKREFSIDVVQKSDSGHYHCSGVFRSPGPGSRETASPVAITVQELFPAPVLKALPSSEPQEGDSVTLSCQTKLSLQRSASRLLFSFYKDGRSLSIRGISAELQIPKASEEHSGSYWCEAATEDRQVWKQSPQLEIRVQGPLNSVDSSILNPALQKPTASETPPMEPPGPLRPPPAPSAEHLRVSSSDPHLLHQIQMLLKQMQDVKVLLGHLVVELRELTVYLKPGITKVADK, from the exons ATGAAGCTGAGCTGTGTCCTCATGGCATGGGCTCTTTCTGTTTGTCCTGCTGTGCTCCTGGCAACCCAGATGTTATTGG CTGGATGTCATGCTG CTGCCAGTTCGGAGACTCTGAAGTGTGAAGGACCTGTCAGCACTGAGCAGAGCGGCTGCCACactgatgaggaggaggatgtgATCCACGCCAGTGAAGAGGACTTCCAGGTCAAGGGCTACAAGTTCAGTAAACCCTTCCATCTCATCGTTTCCTATG ATTGGCTGATCCTCCAAGGACCAGATACGTCCATATTTGAAGGAGACCCATTGGTTCTGCACTGTCGTGCTTGGCAAGACTGGCCACTGACTCAGGTCATCTTCTACCAAGAGGGCTCAGCCCTGGCTCCTCCTGGACCTAAAAGAGAATTTTCTATTGATGTGGTGCAAAAGTCAGACAGTGGACACTACCACTGTAGTGGTGTCTTCAGGAGCCCTGGTCCTGGAAGCAGAGAGACTGCATCTCCCGTGGCTATCACAGTCCAAG AACTGTTCCCAGCCCCAGTTCTTAAAGCCTTACCTTCTAGTGAGCCCCAAGAGGGAGACTCAGTGACCCTGAGCTGTCAGACAAAGCTGTCCCTGCAGAGGTCAGCTTCccgcctcctcttctccttctacAAGGATGGAAGGTCACTGAGTATCAGAGGCATCTCTGCAGAACTCCAGATCCCCAAGGCTTCTGAAGAGCACTCTGGCTCCTATTGGTGTGAGGCAGCTACTGAGGACAGGCAAGTTTGGAAGCAGAGCCCTCAGCTGGAGATCCGGGTGCAGG GTCCCTTAAATTCTGTCGATTCCTCCATTTTGAATCCAGCTCTTCAGAAACCAACTGCTTCAGAAACTCCTCCTATGGAGCCCCCTGGTCCTCTTCGTCCACCACCTGCTCCTTCTGCTGAGCACCTGCGAGTCTCCTCCTCAGACCCTCACTTACTTCACCAGATACAGATGCTTCTCAAACAAATGCAGGATGTTAAAGTTCTCCTTGGTCATCTGGTCGTGGAGCTGAGGGAATTGACTGTCTACTTGAAGCCTGGTATCACAAAGGTTGCTGACAAATGA
- the Fcrla gene encoding Fc receptor-like A isoform X9, protein MKLSCVLMAWALSVCPAVLLATQMLLELFPAPVLKALPSSEPQEGDSVTLSCQTKLSLQRSASRLLFSFYKDGRSLSIRGISAELQIPKASEEHSGSYWCEAATEDRQVWKQSPQLEIRVQGPLNSVDSSILNPALQKPTASETPPMEPPGPLRPPPAPSAEHLRVSSSDPHLLHQIQMLLKQMQDVKVLLGHLVVELRELTVYLKPGITKVADK, encoded by the exons ATGAAGCTGAGCTGTGTCCTCATGGCATGGGCTCTTTCTGTTTGTCCTGCTGTGCTCCTGGCAACCCAGATGTTATTGG AACTGTTCCCAGCCCCAGTTCTTAAAGCCTTACCTTCTAGTGAGCCCCAAGAGGGAGACTCAGTGACCCTGAGCTGTCAGACAAAGCTGTCCCTGCAGAGGTCAGCTTCccgcctcctcttctccttctacAAGGATGGAAGGTCACTGAGTATCAGAGGCATCTCTGCAGAACTCCAGATCCCCAAGGCTTCTGAAGAGCACTCTGGCTCCTATTGGTGTGAGGCAGCTACTGAGGACAGGCAAGTTTGGAAGCAGAGCCCTCAGCTGGAGATCCGGGTGCAGG GTCCCTTAAATTCTGTCGATTCCTCCATTTTGAATCCAGCTCTTCAGAAACCAACTGCTTCAGAAACTCCTCCTATGGAGCCCCCTGGTCCTCTTCGTCCACCACCTGCTCCTTCTGCTGAGCACCTGCGAGTCTCCTCCTCAGACCCTCACTTACTTCACCAGATACAGATGCTTCTCAAACAAATGCAGGATGTTAAAGTTCTCCTTGGTCATCTGGTCGTGGAGCTGAGGGAATTGACTGTCTACTTGAAGCCTGGTATCACAAAGGTTGCTGACAAATGA
- the Fcrlb gene encoding Fc receptor-like B, with translation MTVVSLMARVGSYVDWVPETGVFQEFTTSGFIFGQASYLTFLAHITPCPAPPPATLEKPILSLHPPWTTIFKGERVTLQCDGYHPLLLELRPISTLWYLGHVLLPSHKKSIEVQTPGVYRCQTRGAPVSDPIHLSVSNDWLILQVPYAPVFEGEPLVMRCRGWYDKVVYKLHYYHDGQAVRYFHSSTNYTVLQARSSDSGHYQCSGTMRIPVESAPMFSSKVAVTVQELFQTPVLRTLSPQEARGRVVLRCETRLHPQKRDTPLQFAFYKYSRPVRRFDWGPEYTVPEPEVEELESYWCEAATTSRSVRKRSPWLQLPGRGSALDLASTTAPALQAAAVAPGDKPLSFRKTPVSRSVPSVTSVPNSTFAGLQFPAGHVPTVGPHVCAPLPTSVEQSGEVLQRKVDLLLREMQLLKGLLNHVVLGLKDPQALREFTETPETPTSQVSVSPGTPETAVVEGGVDS, from the exons ATGACTGTGGTCTCCCTTATGGCCAGGGTGGGTTCATATGTGGACTGGGTCCCAGAAACTGGTGTTTTCCAAGAATTCACAACCTCAGGCTTCATTTTTGGGCAGGCATCCTACCTTACTTTTCTTGCTCACATTACCCCatgccccgccccacccccagctACTCTGGAGAAGCCCATATTGTCTCTACACCCACCTTGGACTACAATCTTCAAGGGGGAGCGAGTAACACTGCAATGCGATGGATACCACCCTCTGCTGCTCGAACTCAGGCCCATTAGCACTCTCTGGTATCTGGGCCATGTCCTCCTGCCTTCCCACAAGAAGAGCATTGAGGTGCAGACACCAGGGGTGTATCGATGTCAAACACGGGGAGCACCGGTCAGTGATCCCATCCACCTATCTGTGTCTAACG ACTGGCTAATTCTGCAAGTGCCTTATGCTCCTGTGTTCGAGGGAGAGCCCCTGGTGATGCGCTGTCGTGGCTGGTACGACAAAGTCGTCTACAAGCTTCATTACTACCACGATGGTCAGGCCGTGAGATACTTCCATTCGAGCACCAACTACACGGTGTTACAGGCACGATCTAGTGACAGCGGCCACTACCAGTGCTCTGGCACCATGCGCATCCCAGTGGAGAGTGCGCCCATGTTCTCCTCCAAGGTGGCTGTCACCGTGCAAG AGCTGTTTCAGACACCGGTGCTCAGGACGCTGAGCCCGCAGGAGGCGCGCGGTCGCGTGGTGCTGCGCTGCGAGACGCGCTTGCACCCGCAGAAGCGGGACACGCCGCTGCAGTTCGCCTTCTACAAGTACAGCCGGCCAGTCCGCCGCTTCGACTGGGGCCCCGAGTACACCGTCCCCGAGCCCGAGGTCGAGGAGCTCGAATCGTACTGGTGCGAGGCCGCCACAACTAGTCGAAGTGTCCGGAAACGTAGCCCCTGGCTGCAGCTCCCCGGGCGGG GCTCTGCCCTGGATCTGGCGTCCACCACTGCGCCGGCCCTACAGGCTGCAGCCGTGGCGCCAGGGGACAAGCCACTTTCCTTCCGGAAGACCCCGGTGTCCAGATCCGTGCCGTCAGTCACTTCCGTCCCGAACAGCACCTTTGCGGGCCTGCAGTTCCCCGCGGGCCACGTCCCCACTGTCGGGCCACACGTCTGTGCGCCTCTGCCCACGTCCGTGGAACAATCCGGCGAAGTTCTGCAGCGCAAGGTGGACCTTCTGCTTCGCGAGATGCAGCTGCTCAAAGGGCTTCTGAACCACgtggtcctgggattaaaggacccACAGGCCCTTCGAGAGTTTACAGAGACCCCTGAGACACCCACTTCTCAGGTTTCTGTGAGTCCAGGAACCCCGGAGACCGCTGTCGTGGAGGGTGGAGTGGACAGCTAG
- the Fcrla gene encoding Fc receptor-like A isoform X5 → MKLSCVLMAWALSVCPAVLLATQMLLAASSETLKCEGPVSTEQSGCHTDEEEDVIHASEEDFQVKGYKFSKPFHLIVSYDWLILQGPDTSIFEGDPLVLHCRAWQDWPLTQVIFYQEGSALAPPGPKREFSIDVVQKSDSGHYHCSGVFRSPGPGSRETASPVAITVQELFPAPVLKALPSSEPQEGDSVTLSCQTKLSLQRSASRLLFSFYKDGRSLSIRGISAELQIPKASEEHSGSYWCEAATEDRQVWKQSPQLEIRVQALQKPTASETPPMEPPGPLRPPPAPSAEHLRVSSSDPHLLHQIQMLLKQMQDVKVLLGHLVVELRELTVYLKPGITKVADK, encoded by the exons ATGAAGCTGAGCTGTGTCCTCATGGCATGGGCTCTTTCTGTTTGTCCTGCTGTGCTCCTGGCAACCCAGATGTTATTGG CTGCCAGTTCGGAGACTCTGAAGTGTGAAGGACCTGTCAGCACTGAGCAGAGCGGCTGCCACactgatgaggaggaggatgtgATCCACGCCAGTGAAGAGGACTTCCAGGTCAAGGGCTACAAGTTCAGTAAACCCTTCCATCTCATCGTTTCCTATG ATTGGCTGATCCTCCAAGGACCAGATACGTCCATATTTGAAGGAGACCCATTGGTTCTGCACTGTCGTGCTTGGCAAGACTGGCCACTGACTCAGGTCATCTTCTACCAAGAGGGCTCAGCCCTGGCTCCTCCTGGACCTAAAAGAGAATTTTCTATTGATGTGGTGCAAAAGTCAGACAGTGGACACTACCACTGTAGTGGTGTCTTCAGGAGCCCTGGTCCTGGAAGCAGAGAGACTGCATCTCCCGTGGCTATCACAGTCCAAG AACTGTTCCCAGCCCCAGTTCTTAAAGCCTTACCTTCTAGTGAGCCCCAAGAGGGAGACTCAGTGACCCTGAGCTGTCAGACAAAGCTGTCCCTGCAGAGGTCAGCTTCccgcctcctcttctccttctacAAGGATGGAAGGTCACTGAGTATCAGAGGCATCTCTGCAGAACTCCAGATCCCCAAGGCTTCTGAAGAGCACTCTGGCTCCTATTGGTGTGAGGCAGCTACTGAGGACAGGCAAGTTTGGAAGCAGAGCCCTCAGCTGGAGATCCGGGTGCAGG CTCTTCAGAAACCAACTGCTTCAGAAACTCCTCCTATGGAGCCCCCTGGTCCTCTTCGTCCACCACCTGCTCCTTCTGCTGAGCACCTGCGAGTCTCCTCCTCAGACCCTCACTTACTTCACCAGATACAGATGCTTCTCAAACAAATGCAGGATGTTAAAGTTCTCCTTGGTCATCTGGTCGTGGAGCTGAGGGAATTGACTGTCTACTTGAAGCCTGGTATCACAAAGGTTGCTGACAAATGA
- the Fcrla gene encoding Fc receptor-like A isoform X4, producing the protein MKLSCVLMAWALSVCPAVLLATQMLLAAASSETLKCEGPVSTEQSGCHTDEEEDVIHASEEDFQVKGYKFSKPFHLIVSYDWLILQGPDTSIFEGDPLVLHCRAWQDWPLTQVIFYQEGSALAPPGPKREFSIDVVQKSDSGHYHCSGVFRSPGPGSRETASPVAITVQELFPAPVLKALPSSEPQEGDSVTLSCQTKLSLQRSASRLLFSFYKDGRSLSIRGISAELQIPKASEEHSGSYWCEAATEDRQVWKQSPQLEIRVQALQKPTASETPPMEPPGPLRPPPAPSAEHLRVSSSDPHLLHQIQMLLKQMQDVKVLLGHLVVELRELTVYLKPGITKVADK; encoded by the exons ATGAAGCTGAGCTGTGTCCTCATGGCATGGGCTCTTTCTGTTTGTCCTGCTGTGCTCCTGGCAACCCAGATGTTATTGG CTG CTGCCAGTTCGGAGACTCTGAAGTGTGAAGGACCTGTCAGCACTGAGCAGAGCGGCTGCCACactgatgaggaggaggatgtgATCCACGCCAGTGAAGAGGACTTCCAGGTCAAGGGCTACAAGTTCAGTAAACCCTTCCATCTCATCGTTTCCTATG ATTGGCTGATCCTCCAAGGACCAGATACGTCCATATTTGAAGGAGACCCATTGGTTCTGCACTGTCGTGCTTGGCAAGACTGGCCACTGACTCAGGTCATCTTCTACCAAGAGGGCTCAGCCCTGGCTCCTCCTGGACCTAAAAGAGAATTTTCTATTGATGTGGTGCAAAAGTCAGACAGTGGACACTACCACTGTAGTGGTGTCTTCAGGAGCCCTGGTCCTGGAAGCAGAGAGACTGCATCTCCCGTGGCTATCACAGTCCAAG AACTGTTCCCAGCCCCAGTTCTTAAAGCCTTACCTTCTAGTGAGCCCCAAGAGGGAGACTCAGTGACCCTGAGCTGTCAGACAAAGCTGTCCCTGCAGAGGTCAGCTTCccgcctcctcttctccttctacAAGGATGGAAGGTCACTGAGTATCAGAGGCATCTCTGCAGAACTCCAGATCCCCAAGGCTTCTGAAGAGCACTCTGGCTCCTATTGGTGTGAGGCAGCTACTGAGGACAGGCAAGTTTGGAAGCAGAGCCCTCAGCTGGAGATCCGGGTGCAGG CTCTTCAGAAACCAACTGCTTCAGAAACTCCTCCTATGGAGCCCCCTGGTCCTCTTCGTCCACCACCTGCTCCTTCTGCTGAGCACCTGCGAGTCTCCTCCTCAGACCCTCACTTACTTCACCAGATACAGATGCTTCTCAAACAAATGCAGGATGTTAAAGTTCTCCTTGGTCATCTGGTCGTGGAGCTGAGGGAATTGACTGTCTACTTGAAGCCTGGTATCACAAAGGTTGCTGACAAATGA
- the Fcrla gene encoding Fc receptor-like A isoform X7, producing MKLSCVLMAWALSVCPAVLLATQMLLAASSETLKCEGPVSTEQSGCHTDEEEDVIHASEEDFQVKGYKFSKPFHLIVSYDWLILQGPDTSIFEGDPLVLHCRAWQDWPLTQVIFYQEGSALAPPGPKREFSIDVVQKSDSGHYHCSGVFRSPGPGSRETASPVAITVQGPLNSVDSSILNPALQKPTASETPPMEPPGPLRPPPAPSAEHLRVSSSDPHLLHQIQMLLKQMQDVKVLLGHLVVELRELTVYLKPGITKVADK from the exons ATGAAGCTGAGCTGTGTCCTCATGGCATGGGCTCTTTCTGTTTGTCCTGCTGTGCTCCTGGCAACCCAGATGTTATTGG CTGCCAGTTCGGAGACTCTGAAGTGTGAAGGACCTGTCAGCACTGAGCAGAGCGGCTGCCACactgatgaggaggaggatgtgATCCACGCCAGTGAAGAGGACTTCCAGGTCAAGGGCTACAAGTTCAGTAAACCCTTCCATCTCATCGTTTCCTATG ATTGGCTGATCCTCCAAGGACCAGATACGTCCATATTTGAAGGAGACCCATTGGTTCTGCACTGTCGTGCTTGGCAAGACTGGCCACTGACTCAGGTCATCTTCTACCAAGAGGGCTCAGCCCTGGCTCCTCCTGGACCTAAAAGAGAATTTTCTATTGATGTGGTGCAAAAGTCAGACAGTGGACACTACCACTGTAGTGGTGTCTTCAGGAGCCCTGGTCCTGGAAGCAGAGAGACTGCATCTCCCGTGGCTATCACAGTCCAAG GTCCCTTAAATTCTGTCGATTCCTCCATTTTGAATCCAGCTCTTCAGAAACCAACTGCTTCAGAAACTCCTCCTATGGAGCCCCCTGGTCCTCTTCGTCCACCACCTGCTCCTTCTGCTGAGCACCTGCGAGTCTCCTCCTCAGACCCTCACTTACTTCACCAGATACAGATGCTTCTCAAACAAATGCAGGATGTTAAAGTTCTCCTTGGTCATCTGGTCGTGGAGCTGAGGGAATTGACTGTCTACTTGAAGCCTGGTATCACAAAGGTTGCTGACAAATGA
- the Fcrla gene encoding Fc receptor-like A isoform X8, with product MKLSCVLMAWALSVCPAVLLATQMLLATAGCHAELFPAPVLKALPSSEPQEGDSVTLSCQTKLSLQRSASRLLFSFYKDGRSLSIRGISAELQIPKASEEHSGSYWCEAATEDRQVWKQSPQLEIRVQGPLNSVDSSILNPALQKPTASETPPMEPPGPLRPPPAPSAEHLRVSSSDPHLLHQIQMLLKQMQDVKVLLGHLVVELRELTVYLKPGITKVADK from the exons ATGAAGCTGAGCTGTGTCCTCATGGCATGGGCTCTTTCTGTTTGTCCTGCTGTGCTCCTGGCAACCCAGATGTTATTGG CAACAGCTGGATGTCATGCTG AACTGTTCCCAGCCCCAGTTCTTAAAGCCTTACCTTCTAGTGAGCCCCAAGAGGGAGACTCAGTGACCCTGAGCTGTCAGACAAAGCTGTCCCTGCAGAGGTCAGCTTCccgcctcctcttctccttctacAAGGATGGAAGGTCACTGAGTATCAGAGGCATCTCTGCAGAACTCCAGATCCCCAAGGCTTCTGAAGAGCACTCTGGCTCCTATTGGTGTGAGGCAGCTACTGAGGACAGGCAAGTTTGGAAGCAGAGCCCTCAGCTGGAGATCCGGGTGCAGG GTCCCTTAAATTCTGTCGATTCCTCCATTTTGAATCCAGCTCTTCAGAAACCAACTGCTTCAGAAACTCCTCCTATGGAGCCCCCTGGTCCTCTTCGTCCACCACCTGCTCCTTCTGCTGAGCACCTGCGAGTCTCCTCCTCAGACCCTCACTTACTTCACCAGATACAGATGCTTCTCAAACAAATGCAGGATGTTAAAGTTCTCCTTGGTCATCTGGTCGTGGAGCTGAGGGAATTGACTGTCTACTTGAAGCCTGGTATCACAAAGGTTGCTGACAAATGA
- the Fcrla gene encoding Fc receptor-like A isoform X3 — protein MKLSCVLMAWALSVCPAVLLATQMLLAASSETLKCEGPVSTEQSGCHTDEEEDVIHASEEDFQVKGYKFSKPFHLIVSYDWLILQGPDTSIFEGDPLVLHCRAWQDWPLTQVIFYQEGSALAPPGPKREFSIDVVQKSDSGHYHCSGVFRSPGPGSRETASPVAITVQELFPAPVLKALPSSEPQEGDSVTLSCQTKLSLQRSASRLLFSFYKDGRSLSIRGISAELQIPKASEEHSGSYWCEAATEDRQVWKQSPQLEIRVQGPLNSVDSSILNPALQKPTASETPPMEPPGPLRPPPAPSAEHLRVSSSDPHLLHQIQMLLKQMQDVKVLLGHLVVELRELTVYLKPGITKVADK, from the exons ATGAAGCTGAGCTGTGTCCTCATGGCATGGGCTCTTTCTGTTTGTCCTGCTGTGCTCCTGGCAACCCAGATGTTATTGG CTGCCAGTTCGGAGACTCTGAAGTGTGAAGGACCTGTCAGCACTGAGCAGAGCGGCTGCCACactgatgaggaggaggatgtgATCCACGCCAGTGAAGAGGACTTCCAGGTCAAGGGCTACAAGTTCAGTAAACCCTTCCATCTCATCGTTTCCTATG ATTGGCTGATCCTCCAAGGACCAGATACGTCCATATTTGAAGGAGACCCATTGGTTCTGCACTGTCGTGCTTGGCAAGACTGGCCACTGACTCAGGTCATCTTCTACCAAGAGGGCTCAGCCCTGGCTCCTCCTGGACCTAAAAGAGAATTTTCTATTGATGTGGTGCAAAAGTCAGACAGTGGACACTACCACTGTAGTGGTGTCTTCAGGAGCCCTGGTCCTGGAAGCAGAGAGACTGCATCTCCCGTGGCTATCACAGTCCAAG AACTGTTCCCAGCCCCAGTTCTTAAAGCCTTACCTTCTAGTGAGCCCCAAGAGGGAGACTCAGTGACCCTGAGCTGTCAGACAAAGCTGTCCCTGCAGAGGTCAGCTTCccgcctcctcttctccttctacAAGGATGGAAGGTCACTGAGTATCAGAGGCATCTCTGCAGAACTCCAGATCCCCAAGGCTTCTGAAGAGCACTCTGGCTCCTATTGGTGTGAGGCAGCTACTGAGGACAGGCAAGTTTGGAAGCAGAGCCCTCAGCTGGAGATCCGGGTGCAGG GTCCCTTAAATTCTGTCGATTCCTCCATTTTGAATCCAGCTCTTCAGAAACCAACTGCTTCAGAAACTCCTCCTATGGAGCCCCCTGGTCCTCTTCGTCCACCACCTGCTCCTTCTGCTGAGCACCTGCGAGTCTCCTCCTCAGACCCTCACTTACTTCACCAGATACAGATGCTTCTCAAACAAATGCAGGATGTTAAAGTTCTCCTTGGTCATCTGGTCGTGGAGCTGAGGGAATTGACTGTCTACTTGAAGCCTGGTATCACAAAGGTTGCTGACAAATGA